ATATCCTAAaaaattatgtacatatgtatgtatacaaaaaaatgTGGTATATTTcttaagattttaaaatttcagtCAAGCAGAAAAGTATTTCCCACCAgtcaaataaatcaatcaacTTAAAAAGTCTTCAATCTTATAATTTTCTCACGGAAATTAGTCAACAGAACCTATGGTTATACCAATGTCAAACGATTCCACTGACGCGTATAAATTCAACGCATTTCATTAAGTAACTTCCAAATTAATGGAGGACCCATGGGAATGTGTCTTCCTGACCTTTTGTGTTCCTAAAAAGCTTTTAGAGAACTTAATTGTTCGAATTGACTTGTTAGAGTTAATAAAAGTGCCCCAATTACCCAGCAATTGCCCAAACAAATCACCTTTTCATAGACACTTCAAGTGAAGTGCCTCAGACAGATACTTGCCAAAACACTTGTTCAACTATTTTCCAAACAATTTCCACCCTGACCTTTGCTGGCTACCGTGAAAAGTATCCCGAATAGACCCAAATACTGTCCATAAATGGTCAAGTGAATCATTTATTTAGAAATTGGACCATTTTTGGCGGACGGCTCATGCAAACCATTTCGGATGGATATCAGTTGTTTACGTCGATGCAAAAATTGCTATGCCTAATGGGCCGCAATTTTCGCGCACACTGATGACGTATTTCGGAAAATCATAACATTTGCCAGCCGCTAAAAGTCTCACACAAGCGCACGAATCGATGGATACCCAGAGatactatatacatacttatacAATACGGGCATGGTATGGGGGTACctgttgtattatttttacctCAAGCGAGACCGGAGagaatcgaaatcgaaatcgaaaaagtgTTGCCCCCGAAAAGAGAGGGAGCGCAACGAAACTCACCACGGCAGAAAGGCCTGGCAAACTGTTGATTGGCTGGAGTGCGCGTGCGCGATGAAAATGGCTGCAGTGTAGGGAGGCAACCAGACCTACGATTGGATCAACATCGGGCCGCAAAACCGGCCGGCTATACTAAactcacacacatatgtaGATAATACTTTCGAGACATATGACGTCGATGAGCAGCGAGATTTCCCCGCCACAGAGAGCGGTTTTTCGAATTCGACTTTGGGCGCGTGCCGCCCGAGCAGGGGCATTGCGGTagcgcccgaacagggaccggACTCAAAGCAGTGTGTGTGAGCGAACATCGATGTTGAgtttcattcataaaaacCGAAAGAGGGCGCATCTCGTGCCTCAGTTGTGTTCGGACAAGCAAACGCGACGgttgaaatataataatcCAAAGCAGAATAAGCAGCCAGCAAGCTAGCAAGAAAACAAGAAAGCCAATTCAGAAGCAAcaatatatagatatatgttCAATTGGAAAGTCCCGGAAAAAAGCATCGTTCGtgaagtgaaataaataaattagtgGCAAAAAGCAAGATATTAAGTTTTCACCACAAATAAATCAGTTAAAGCATAGAAGGCATTTCTTCCTTATCAAACTTAAACTGAAGTAAAAGTGAAAGGATATTGCGGCACTTGGCGACGGCATGAATGAAAGCCCACCGCCTTATAAGATGATTACACGAGCAGTGCTTTATTGATTTTTGCCTCGCAGTGAGAACGAGAACGAAACTTTCGTGAAACTGACTGTGAAAATTTTGCAGACCTAAGAGTCTAAGAGCGACGAAAAGCCAAGAAggcaacaaaaagccaaaggaaaaactttttgaattCTTCTGCAAGTGCCATTGCGATCCAGGTTGGTGTTTGTCGAAAAGTGCTGGCAAAAGAATTTTTAGTGACTTAGGCTCGCCATGAAATATATGTTCACAAATTTTAGTAACTAACTaagttaaatgaaaaatgttcgCTGTGCTTTTGGTTGAATTATTGGTcagaaaattgaatttataagaACGCTAAGaagcataaatttaattgttgaTTTATGTGCGGCGCCTTGTTGATTGGATTTGAAATTTTGGGGCAAAGAAACAATTTTAAGACTTCCTATTAGCATATGATTTAAAGTCAAgttgtttttgaaataaattgaaatttttttaatttattgtggCAAATATATCTACTAATGTTATTTAGtacaaaagtttttattaGATTTGTATGTGTTTTTGTGTTACTACATGATTGTTAgaattgtaaaaaataatgAGCCAAGGAGTTCAGTGggtttaataattaaataattcggaataaataaatttgatagTTTCAGAAGTTGTTGCAAATAAAATCCTGGCAGTATATCCTGTCGTATCATCGCCAGCCGGactattttattatatttttattttctcagATTCAGATGAAAgatataaaaattcatttaacgcataataaaaatgtttgcaggTTATTTAGAAAGCACCTGGGAGCAGAGACACAGCCAAGCGGCAAAATTTACGACCGCAACTATGTATTCCCGAATTTATGTGGCCAAGCACAAGTGCAATCTACATTAGCCATTTGCAGAtttcgtaattaaattattgtcATACACTTAGCGCTCAATTAAAAGAGCAATCTGCTCAGCTCACTTGTTTACAATTTGATGGCAAATGTTTTTGGTCCGTCTGCATTCCACACATTAATGTACCTAGCCTCAGATCCGTAACGCCCCCAAACCGGCCAAAAGCTTTCCCGCTAATGCACCTCCTAGTTGTGGTTTTATAATGCCAGACCGCAttcgaaatggaaaaacaattaTCAAAATGATTTACAGGCAACCTCCCATAACCAAGCCATGGATCATCGATCAATTCCAAAGCTTTTCCATCACTTTTCGTCGAATTTTCGTATTTGGGCAATTAATTATgatatcaaaacaaaaggtGCCGACGCCTGCGATCGGGTCATCGTTGAGTTCATTTAACACTTGCCGCACTTGCCAAATGGCACTTTGACACCAAATCCCCCAGCTCCTTTGGATTTTTCTCAACTTTAAGTGACCGAAACGGCTGAAGTTGCCGTCGGTAgtgcgtttttttttcgtgcgTTTTGGCTGCCAAGTCAAACaagaaaattttcatttaagtGCCCACTAAAATGATTTCAAACAAAGAGGCGAAAAGGCAAcctttataaaaatatacatattcgGTGTGGTGTAGAGTTGTGGCgatggttgttgttgttgttgtagtctGGCCCGCGgctgtttattttcattaattgttCTCATGAGGAGGGAAAACAGGCAACCAGAGCTGTTGGCATGAAAAGTGTGACAAAGTGTTACGCATGCAAAAGACGGCGGCAAAAGATACATTTTCATGTTGTCCATGTTAACTTGTTGGACACTCCTGGTGAAGGGAGCTTGGGGCACAGGGGAAGGAGGGATTGGGGGATGGGAGATGGGGTTCCTGCTCCCGCTGTGTGAATGATGGACTTTGTTGCCGCCCGGCCATTCCATCATCGTTTCGTTTTGGCTCCGTGTCGCATGCAACTGGCATGTTTtctatctatgtatgtatctgCGAGATACTTTTACCctccaacacacacacacacacatttgaCTAATGATCGCCATCCCTTCTCCTTTAAACgtttcttgaatttcttcTCATATTATTaacgaaagaaaacaaagcaaaaactcgtattattattattattattattattagttgagatatttttttttgcttcgcGCTGTACCAAggctgcaaatgcaaatctGTCGATATTTGAGTACCGGATAGTATTGGACAAGCTCCCCCAAGACAACAAACTTGTAGTTTATTTTTGGAGCCGCTAAGTAGCCAAAGGCCGCTTAGTGCGTCTCAAAATCTAATCCTCAATGAGGTCTTCAATGCTGCCAATGAAAACAAATGGTTAAAAATCGAATAATAACCTGAGACCTGGGGGTCAGCCGTGGCCCATCCACCATCCCCATCAAttgccaaagcaaacaaattggcGCCCATCTATCCGATTGTTAACACTCTCGACCGGGGCGAAGTAATaataagaagaaaaaaagAGCATATAGAACTCCAAGTGGAACTATGGAACTGGCTAGAGTTATAGCGACAGCTGCAACCGGTTTGGCAAAacctaattaaaataatatcaaCATAACAATTTTTTCATGCTCGgcgctttttttttcttcctcATCGAGCCGTTAAATGTATCTTTCGGATATCTATCTCACTCTGGCGCACAGCCACTGCCAATATTCATTCATGGTAAAGAGATCTTGACGTGTGTTGTGTTGTCTGTCCTACTacactaaaaacaaaatcaggAAAAATGCTATGCAAAAATATGCAGAGTGAAAGAAGTCAGGGGATCCGGGCCGGAGACAAGatttacaatatacatatacgcaGACAGCGGTTTGAAACAGTGGCACTTGCCTATGATGGAAGTCCAGACGGAAAAACTCTCAATGATAAATGGTAGCCGTAACAGATCTCTAGAGCGATTGCGCTAGTAGCCAGTCATGATTTCATTTGCTTTAAAGTTTCATTCCATACCCAAGATATCTTCTTAGGCAGTTGCCACTGTAGATAAGCAACAGCATCGCTTGCCgttgttggtttttctttatttttttttatttaagggAGTGTCAATTGTTAGCCGAGTTATTAAGAACCACAGGGGAAGACAAAGACCGGGCCAAGAAGTCCAAAGAGGTGGCAGTGAGTTCGATTCGATGCTCTACTCCAACCAGTTTTTCAGACTTTGAAAGGTTTGAGATCGAGGTATTGGGTTTTATTTCGGCCGCCCGTGGATGATTCATGTGGCAAGCCAGCGAAGAGAAAAAAGCAGATACAAATCTTTGATCGACTGTAAAAATTATTGACTCGGGCGCATAATTTTATGAAtgaacaaaacacaaaaggcaCACAGCACAGCACGCGCGGGCTCAGCCAACACAAATGTGTAAaagtatctgcatctgtatctgtatctgagtcGGCATATCTGTGCTCCGACGTTTTTGAATGTAATTTCACTCGCTTCCCGTCTCGAGTGCACTTTGCCATGGAAATTATGCGTGAAATCAAATGTAAATAAAGGagaaaaagcaaaagtgcCAAAAGCGGGACGCTCTCTTCCGCCGATGTTGCCTCTTCGTACATCCGACAGATACGCCGTGGCACGGTAGTTATTTTGGCGCATAGCTGCCTGTCAGCACAAGTGCACTTGTAATGCAAATCAACGCGGTCAAGCCTTTGCCacggtgaaaaaaaaacatcacaaaaaaatggaaaaaactaaaaataataataataaaataaaacaacactCGAGAGCCCCATTGAATGGGGAAGACCCAGACCCAGTGCCGAAAACTCGTTGCAGATGGCAATCGCAAATTCGGTTAGTTTATCTGTGATAAACACTCATAGCCATAGACGTGGACATAGAtaactacaaaataaataataagccAAGTTTATGTGGCATTTGTTTAGAAAAATTGGCCAGCCACATCTCTAATTGAGAGTCTTGCATAAGTTTGCGACAGTGGATTACGTAAGGTCACTGAATGGCCCACTTCCCGGAATCGAGGTTCGATCTTAAACCTGTGGGgtgatgatgttgatgttcatgatgatgatgatgacgaaCCATGGGAAAGACGCCTGTTCTACTTCTCAGGGCTTAGAGCCGCGAACTGCGAGCTGCTAAGTGCTTAATCGATCTTAATTTAATTGCCTGCGATCGCCATCGTGGGCGCAGGAGGCGAAAGTCTGCGACAGATCCCAAAAGACGACAACTcgatggcaaattaaattgttaagTAATTTCACCACTTGATGACCCCAAGTACTCACTCATTCACCGACTGGTTATGCAATCGAACAGCTGTCGTGGCAAATCAATTGAACGCCGAAGTGCGCGGCATTCGCAATTATGATTTTGCATGAGTCCGTCTGCGGTTACCAGCTTTGATTGCTCTCGACATTTCGTtttagatttaataaaaatatatatcagcTCTGAAAAATTAGTTGGCGGTTATAAGCAGATGGTAATTCTGAAATCTCTGAAGAAATctttaaatgaaatacttttgTCTCTACTTTGCGAAAGCTTACTTTTGAACtgtaatttatttagaaaaatCTCTAtccaatttattaatttgttcCTCTCTTTGCAGGCGGCGTAGCCCCTGGAACTCCATCAGCTGCCATGATCATGGAAGGGCTTGAAACCCTGGTGGCGCCAACGCATCACGCATTCCTGCTCACCGAAACGGCCGCGGCCGCCCACTTCAATGTGCTGAGCTTCGACACCTGTCTGTTCAAGACGAGCACGGCGGCCCAGAGCAGCGGCAGTCCGTCGACGGCCACCTACCTGAGTCCCGCCCAATTCGGGGGCAGTCATCACGGCGGCACCAGCGCCAGCACCAGCAGCCACTCCATAAACTCCTCCTCGACCGCATCCTCGTCGTCCACGTCGTCCTCGCTGCTCCACTACACCACCGCCTCGgcagccgccgctgctgcagctgccgccgccgcgTCCGCCAACAATTCGGTGCTCCGTGCCCGCAACCagacggccacgcccacccagGGCGGCAGTCCGGGACACGTGGCCGTTCAGCCGAGCGCCACCGCCAGCAGCGGACGCAGCTCGGCCTCCCATCTCAGCCTGCTGAACACCAGTGGCCAGCACAGCCCCACCTCGTCGGCCGTTGAGCAGGTGGAGGCCCACAAGCAGCTGATCGAGGCGCTGCCGGGCGACCTGAACACGCCGGTGACCACGTCCAGCGATATTCCCTCGTTTTTCGGCCCCAGCACCGTGGTGGAACCACCCCCCATTACTGGTGAGTACAGCTTTAAGTAAACATAGTGAATATGAAGTGCATTCACTAAAAATTACTAATTACATGGACTGGTATTTGCATTAAAAGATAACTAGAAAGAACTTAATGCTCGACTCTGTTTTTACATCTTTAAATTTTATCAGTCTTTTAAAAGTTGAAGTTGTATTTATAATCAATTCACAATTTTAGTTGGACAGTTCAAATATTGATAGTTAGTAGTGTTAGCTTCTTTGCATTCCTTACATATTTCTTTAGAAAGAAACTAACTCAGTCCGAATACCACGATACTCGAGTAGAGATAATTTAGAACGGAGCGAAAGTACATGTATTTTTCTCGCCAAGATAGTTCAATATTGTAATACGGTCTATAAATCGTGGACACAAAAGCCTCAAAACATTTAAAGAGTTTTGCCTGGCCGACGCGCCATCGGCTGGGAGAAAAGTCGGGCCGTGAGGTTTCTTTATCTGCTGCTAATGGATGCAGCTTGCAGCTGCCACATGTTGCAGTGGCAGTACTGGGGCAGTTGCAGTCCGCATGGAGTCTGCAACTAATCCGTTGTCAGTCCTAAGTCTCAACATAAATCAGCCTCAGCGGAGACCGCAGAAACTGTCGTTATGTTGGCCCATATCTTGACTTACTTCTGCGCCACTTCAAAGTATCTCGGCTTTGTCTTTCACCGGACGACTTACCGCAACCTTTTCTCCCTTGGCTTGCCTCATTGCCCCCCTGCCACACAACAACAAgttcaaaatcaaaaataaacattcgAAAATGTTGGAGTACCAATTTTTGAGGCATTTCTTTATTTGCACGTCTTCTGATTTGTTGatcttgtttttcaattttggatttcttttttctttgtgATTTTGTTTGTGCCTGTGCGTTTGCATTAATAAATTCGTTTCGTATTATTAAGTTATGAGGCATTTAAAGCGGCCTCCAGCCAAGAGTttcatatataattttgatctTTGCtcacataaatataaattaataaaaatgttgacaTCCCAATGGCTATATCGCCGTATAGACTTTGTAAAATTTATGTCATaaaattttctgttttattttcgcGCTCACTTTTCATTAATgtcaaaaattgaattttgcaATGATCGCGGCGCAGCGTTCTCATATTTCTGAGActgcataataataatagaaataGAGCAAAAAAAGAGCTTAATTAATCTAGAAAAGGCAACAACGACGGCGCATGTATTAAACATTTCCGTTCAGTGTCAATGTTTCGAGCGCAATTTTCTCACTAGACGCTGCCCCAAGATACGCGTACCATATCGGActtgtatatatacattattGTGATACGTATATACGAGTATCTACGGACATATGGAGCTGCATTTCTAATTGAATTAAGGCAAAGCAAATAAAGTATACTAGATTTGCTGCTGCTATCAAAAACAATTGAGTTTAATTGCTCTCTTTTCTGCCCTAAAGAATGACACATTTTTATCTGGTCTCTCGCAGAGAGCGTGTAGATCCAttgaaaatgcataaaaacatATCTCAGATTCATTTGTGtctaaaacataaatatataaattagcTATAAAGTTTGCCAGAAGCCAAAAAAATGTCACTCGTAAATTCTGGCCACAACCCACGCTGCGGCGACTTCTTGGCCAAAACGCTAAGAAAAGAACAGCAGAACAGCAGAGAAGCAGAACGGCAGAAATCATAGACATGGgcaatttttaaatgaaaatccattaaaacaatttgcatgACAATGATGGAGCGGCATTTAATCGCCAAACTTGGCAAGCTGGCGAAACTGCTGGCCATGTCTCACTCGTATTGGAGGGTTTGGGTTTGGACAAATTGGTCGACCAAGGCTCCATATTGGCCAGACTGGAATGCGTCTCCTTTTGGGCCTGTAACAAATTTAAGCATAATTTGTTGTCAACtttttcttctattttctTGGGGCACATAATTTGCCCTGACAGCATTAATGGGGCTTGCAAATATATTGTATGGAACAATAGAAACGCTATCGCGAAAATTTCTGTGAATCCCAATGCATTGCTACTGCCCCCTCCGAAAACCAGATTGATGTCGCAGCACATTAGGCGCATTGCAACTCAATCAATATCCAGCTCAAGTCCAAGCAGCATTAATGACGCCAATCGTGAgcactaaaaaaaagaaacaaaaagaggGGGAACCGAGAAGAGCTGGAGAAGATATATTCCCGGCCTGGTAGCCGCGTAATTAGTCTTCTCGCCGACACTTTTGCCTGGCCCCCAATGGCAACTGTCTTCTGCCGCCGGCAGCTTCTGCACTTCTGCTTTTCTCGACTTCTGGGCACGATGAGCGATGAGCGATGAGCGATGATGCGACCTCCCGTGTCGTTCGATTTCCGCGAAATCAAAGCGCGcccagctgcagttgcagttgcagttacCCAGTGCCAATGCCAAAGCCGTTCGAGCGAACTGTGATTGATATcgttgcaacagcaacatcagcagcagcagcaccagcaactcAAGCAACACCAGCAATCAAGGCATTCAGGCCAATGATTTACTTTTTCATATAACCCAAATATCACCCAGAGGAATTCATTCTGTCATAATGCGGCTTGAAATTCTTTAGAATTTTATGCAAAAGCACAACAGATCTTAGGTACAAGAAATTCGACATGCGTCGCTTATCACTTTCAATTTATTAGGATGATgatcttattttttttgtaattgaattttatttaatatccCTTAAAGAAGAGCCACACAACTAACACGCATATCCTTTGTTCCTCCATTGCAGGCTCCATCGAATCCGAGGATCTGTCTCTGGAACCCCAGGTGATATCTGTGGCCAGTCCCGTGCTGTCGCATTGCAGTCCGTTGAAGGAGGAGCGCAGCACTCCGCCAGCATTGGCCATTGTCAAGGAAGAATCAAGTAATAATAGTTGTAATATGTACccacaacacaacaacaacaacaccacaacatcatcatcaacaacaacaagcaaacAGACAACAAGCGAaagcgacaacagcaacaccgAGTGCGTTGGCTCGCCCGGCAACCACACACATTcacaccaacaacagcaacaacaacaacaacagctgcaacACAACAACacgagcagcaacaacagcaattgcCACCACAGtcaccaacagcagcagcaacaacaacaacacatgAGCTCCCCGCAACATCAATACCAACAGCACCAAATAttacaccaacaacaacaattgccaaatcaccaccatcatcatcatcaccaccaccaccatcccAGTCAGCTACaactccaacaacaacagcaacaacaacaacagcagcaacaccaacaacagccgctacaccaacaacagcaactgcaacaccagcagcaccaacaacaccaccaacaacacTATCAGCAGCATGCCATTCAACACCAGCAATCACAACAGCAGGCTAGCAAAATCTCATATCGTGGCATTTTCACCACCACAGGCAACGCGATGAACgcagctgctgcggcagcagcccagcagcagcaccagcagcagcaacagcaacagcaacttcCCTCCCCGCAACTGGGCGCCCTGGCCGGACCGATGTCCCCGCCCTCAAATAGTTTGGGCAACAGCTGGGGTCTTCCCAGTCCGGACAAGACCATGTTCCAGCCGCCCCTGTTCAGCCTGCCCGCTCATTATGCCAccatgcagcagcagcagcaacagcagcagcaacagcaagccGCAGGAGCTGCTCCCTCGCCCTACGACGACGGAcgtgctgcagcagcagcggcggcccAGCACGCCGAGCTCTTGGGTTTGACCATGGACTGCACACCTCTGTTGCTGAAACAACCGCCACCAACTTACGCCGGAACCTCCGCCGGATTTCCGGGCCTGGGTGACCTGCACAGCAGCCAcgagcagcagttgcaacagcagcagtatgCGCGATCGCAGCCGAAATACCAATGGCTGGACTCACCAGCGGACtatgcccagcagcagcaacaagtgcagcaggtgcagcaggtgcagcaacagcagactCTGGTGCTGCCAGGGCCCACTTCATCCGCCAGTTCAAGCAATGCAGCTCTGGGCGTTTTGATACCCAAGCAGGAGAACTATCCCGACATGCAGCCCAGTTCCAATGGCACGGGCTATTCCGGAGGATCCGGAGGCAGTTCTGCGgcagccgctgccgccgctgcagcagccgcagcagtgCAACTGGCCGAGTACAGTCCATCCACCAGCAAAGGACACGAGATCCTGTCGCAGGTCTATCAGCAGAGCACTGTGCCCTTGAAACTGGTGCCCGTGAAGCCGCGCAAGTATCCCAATCGCCCCAGCAAGACGCCCGTGCATGAGAGACCCTACGCCTGTCCGGTGGAAAACTGCGACCG
This genomic stretch from Drosophila yakuba strain Tai18E2 chromosome 3R, Prin_Dyak_Tai18E2_2.1, whole genome shotgun sequence harbors:
- the LOC6535503 gene encoding hormone receptor 4 isoform X2; the protein is MLLTMRRQNELVVASQQHQSATSSGSPSAGATTSLGLSGQNLTLVPAEAGTIPGSATSQDSLNTPTTPLLGLSRNPLQFAPPPAPPIAVPSAAASGPTFGYYQTPNAAPPLHHSSTATSEVTSAPQPSVELDEYVDILQVQQLLLDSSAAAAAAANNPSTAEPSVQQPQQNTAEQPHQHQHQQQQQHQQQQQHQQQPQQILAKPRPRINLQKATEYAAQLVQGGVAPGTPSAAMIMEGLETLVAPTHHAFLLTETAAAAHFNVLSFDTCLFKTSTAAQSSGSPSTATYLSPAQFGGSHHGGTSASTSSHSINSSSTASSSSTSSSLLHYTTASAAAAAAAAAAASANNSVLRARNQTATPTQGGSPGHVAVQPSATASSGRSSASHLSLLNTSGQHSPTSSAVEQVEAHKQLIEALPGDLNTPVTTSSDIPSFFGPSTVVEPPPITGSIESEDLSLEPQVISVASPVLSHCSPLKEERSTPPALAIVKEESSNNSCNMYPQHNNNNTTTSSSTTTSKQTTSESDNSNTECVGSPGNHTHSHQQQQQQQQQLQHNNTSSNNSNCHHSHQQQQQQQQHMSSPQHQYQQHQILHQQQQLPNHHHHHHHHHHHPSQLQLQQQQQQQQQQQHQQQPLHQQQQLQHQQHQQHHQQHYQQHAIQHQQSQQQASKISYRGIFTTTGNAMNAAAAAAAQQQHQQQQQQQQLPSPQLGALAGPMSPPSNSLGNSWGLPSPDKTMFQPPLFSLPAHYATMQQQQQQQQQQQAAGAAPSPYDDGRAAAAAAAQHAELLGLTMDCTPLLLKQPPPTYAGTSAGFPGLGDLHSSHEQQLQQQQYARSQPKYQWLDSPADYAQQQQQVQQVQQVQQQQTLVLPGPTSSASSSNAALGVLIPKQENYPDMQPSSNGTGYSGGSGGSSAAAAAAAAAAAAVQLAEYSPSTSKGHEILSQVYQQSTVPLKLVPVKPRKYPNRPSKTPVHERPYACPVENCDRRFSRSDELTRHIRIHTGQKPFQCRICMRSFSRSDHLTTHIRTHTGEKPFSCDICGRKFARSDEKKRHAKVHLKQRIKKEKVRGEQQQQQQQQQQQQHLQQQQEQHHLSLQQHQQYQQHHLLHSADLAIATSSASM
- the LOC6535503 gene encoding polyglutamine-repeat protein pqn-41 isoform X3, which codes for MIMEGLETLVAPTHHAFLLTETAAAAHFNVLSFDTCLFKTSTAAQSSGSPSTATYLSPAQFGGSHHGGTSASTSSHSINSSSTASSSSTSSSLLHYTTASAAAAAAAAAAASANNSVLRARNQTATPTQGGSPGHVAVQPSATASSGRSSASHLSLLNTSGQHSPTSSAVEQVEAHKQLIEALPGDLNTPVTTSSDIPSFFGPSTVVEPPPITGSIESEDLSLEPQVISVASPVLSHCSPLKEERSTPPALAIVKEESSNAMNAAAAAAAQQQHQQQQQQQQLPSPQLGALAGPMSPPSNSLGNSWGLPSPDKTMFQPPLFSLPAHYATMQQQQQQQQQQQAAGAAPSPYDDGRAAAAAAAQHAELLGLTMDCTPLLLKQPPPTYAGTSAGFPGLGDLHSSHEQQLQQQQYARSQPKYQWLDSPADYAQQQQQVQQVQQVQQQQTLVLPGPTSSASSSNAALGVLIPKQENYPDMQPSSNGTGYSGGSGGSSAAAAAAAAAAAAVQLAEYSPSTSKGHEILSQVYQQSTVPLKLVPVKPRKYPNRPSKTPVHERPYACPVENCDRRFSRSDELTRHIRIHTGQKPFQCRICMRSFSRSDHLTTHIRTHTGEKPFSCDICGRKFARSDEKKRHAKVHLKQRIKKEKVRGEQQQQQQQQQQQQHLQQQQEQHHLSLQQHQQYQQHHLLHSADLAIATSSASM
- the LOC6535503 gene encoding hormone receptor 4 isoform X4 encodes the protein MIMEGLETLVAPTHHAFLLTETAAAAHFNVLSFDTCLFKTSTAAQSSGSPSTATYLSPAQFGGSHHGGTSASTSSHSINSSSTASSSSTSSSLLHYTTASAAAAAAAAAAASANNSVLRARNQTATPTQGGSPGHVAVQPSATASSGRSSASHLSLLNTSGQHSPTSSAVEQVEAHKQLIEALPGDLNTPVTTSSDIPSFFGPSTVVEPPPITGSIESEDLSLEPQVISVASPVLSHCSPLKEERSTPPALAIVKEESSNNSCNMYPQHNNNNTTTSSSTTTSKQTTSESDNSNTECVGSPGNHTHSHQQQQQQQQQLQHNNTSSNNSNCHHSHQQQQQQQQHMSSPQHQYQQHQILHQQQQLPNHHHHHHHHHHHPSQLQLQQQQQQQQQQQHQQQPLHQQQQLQHQQHQQHHQQHYQQHAIQHQQSQQQASKISYRGIFTTTGNAMNAAAAAAAQQQHQQQQQQQQLPSPQLGALAGPMSPPSNSLGNSWGLPSPDKTMFQPPLFSLPAHYATMQQQQQQQQQQQAAGAAPSPYDDGRAAAAAAAQHAELLGLTMDCTPLLLKQPPPTYAGTSAGFPGLGDLHSSHEQQLQQQQYARSQPKYQWLDSPADYAQQQQQVQQVQQVQQQQTLVLPGPTSSASSSNAALGVLIPKQENYPDMQPSSNGTGYSGGSGGSSAAAAAAAAAAAAVQLAEYSPSTSKGHEILSQVYQQSTVPLKLVPVKPRKYPNRPSKTPVHERPYACPVENCDRRFSRSDELTRHIRIHTGQKPFQCRICMRSFSRSDHLTTHIRTHTGEKPFSCDICGRKFARSDEKKRHAKVHLKQRIKKEKVRGEQQQQQQQQQQQQHLQQQQEQHHLSLQQHQQYQQHHLLHSADLAIATSSASM
- the LOC6535503 gene encoding hormone receptor 4 isoform X1, whose amino-acid sequence is MLLTMRRQNELVVASQQHQSATSSGSPSAGATTSLGLSGQNLTLVPAEAGTIPGSATSQDSLNTPTTPLLGLSRNPLQFAPPPAPPIAVPSAAASGPTFGYYQTPNAAPPLHHSSTATSEVTSAPQPSVELDEYVDILQVQQLLLDSSAAAAAAANNPSTAEPSVQQPQQNTAEQPHQHQHQQQQQHQQQQQHQQQPQQILAKPRPRINLQKATEYAAQLVQAESSSPGSRRVLLDYPSPYLYGNPYHHHTPPGEDLVALWFGSNGSGGVAPGTPSAAMIMEGLETLVAPTHHAFLLTETAAAAHFNVLSFDTCLFKTSTAAQSSGSPSTATYLSPAQFGGSHHGGTSASTSSHSINSSSTASSSSTSSSLLHYTTASAAAAAAAAAAASANNSVLRARNQTATPTQGGSPGHVAVQPSATASSGRSSASHLSLLNTSGQHSPTSSAVEQVEAHKQLIEALPGDLNTPVTTSSDIPSFFGPSTVVEPPPITGSIESEDLSLEPQVISVASPVLSHCSPLKEERSTPPALAIVKEESSNNSCNMYPQHNNNNTTTSSSTTTSKQTTSESDNSNTECVGSPGNHTHSHQQQQQQQQQLQHNNTSSNNSNCHHSHQQQQQQQQHMSSPQHQYQQHQILHQQQQLPNHHHHHHHHHHHPSQLQLQQQQQQQQQQQHQQQPLHQQQQLQHQQHQQHHQQHYQQHAIQHQQSQQQASKISYRGIFTTTGNAMNAAAAAAAQQQHQQQQQQQQLPSPQLGALAGPMSPPSNSLGNSWGLPSPDKTMFQPPLFSLPAHYATMQQQQQQQQQQQAAGAAPSPYDDGRAAAAAAAQHAELLGLTMDCTPLLLKQPPPTYAGTSAGFPGLGDLHSSHEQQLQQQQYARSQPKYQWLDSPADYAQQQQQVQQVQQVQQQQTLVLPGPTSSASSSNAALGVLIPKQENYPDMQPSSNGTGYSGGSGGSSAAAAAAAAAAAAVQLAEYSPSTSKGHEILSQVYQQSTVPLKLVPVKPRKYPNRPSKTPVHERPYACPVENCDRRFSRSDELTRHIRIHTGQKPFQCRICMRSFSRSDHLTTHIRTHTGEKPFSCDICGRKFARSDEKKRHAKVHLKQRIKKEKVRGEQQQQQQQQQQQQHLQQQQEQHHLSLQQHQQYQQHHLLHSADLAIATSSASM